From Quercus lobata isolate SW786 chromosome 1, ValleyOak3.0 Primary Assembly, whole genome shotgun sequence, one genomic window encodes:
- the LOC115976888 gene encoding pentatricopeptide repeat-containing protein At5g56310 — MRRWPPNELVFLLKHCSNINHIHQTHAYIVVRGLDQHNLLLSQFIDTTSSLGFIEYAYSLFTHKTKQPQLTSDDNDTLYIYNTTIKALSRSRSPRFSKQAIIVYNRIQLSGLRPDTYSFPFVLKAVVRLSELQCGRAVHSQAIATGLASEVNVVTALIQMYSSCGGCVCDARKLFDDGVSFIRGDVVVMWNAMVAGYVKIGDLENARDLFEKMPQRNVISWTALIAGYAQNNRPDDAINVFRRMQIDENVEPDEIAMLAVLSACADLGAFELGEWIHNYVEKLGLNKNIIPLRNALIDMYAKSGNITKALQVFETMKHKSIITWTTIIAGLALHGLGREALDMFFRMERARVKPNEVTFIAILSACTHVGLVEMGRWYFNNMESKYGIEPRIEHYGCMVDLLGRSGYLQEALELVKRMPFEPNAAIWGSLLAASNVHCDAELGEHALLHLLQLEPHNSGKYALLSNIYASLGRWNDSGMVRKVMRETGVKKMPGGSFIEVSNRVHEFIAGEKSHPQFNGIYEILVNINGHLKMVGHVQKGGGGLLEFDE; from the coding sequence ATGAGAAGATGGCCTCCAAACGAGCTGgtttttttgctaaaacatTGCTCCAACATAAACCACATACACCAAACTCATGCCTACATAGTAGTGAGAGGTCTCGACCAACACAACCTCCTCCTCAGCCAATTCATTGACACCACTTCCTCTCTCGGCTTTATCGAATACGCTTATTCACTCTTCacccacaaaaccaaacaacctCAGTTAACATCAGATGATAATGACACGCTTTATATCTATAACACCACCATCAAGGCTCTCTCTAGATCTCGGTCTCCTCGCTTTTCCAAACAAGCCATCATTGTATATAACAGAATCCAACTGTCCGGGTTGCGGCCCGACACTTACTCTTTCCCTTTTGTACTCAAAGCCGTTGTTCGATTATCCGAGCTTCAATGCGGGAGAGCTGTTCACTCTCAAGCTATTGCTACTGGGTTGGCCTCGGAAGTTAATGTGGTTACAGCATTGATTCAGATGTATTCATCTTGTGGGGGATGTGTTTGTGATGCTCGTAAGTTGTTTGATGATGGGGTGAGCTTTATTAGAGGAGATGTAGTGGTCATGTGGAATGCGATGGTTGCTGGTTATGTTAAGATTGGTGATCTAGAGAACGCGCGGGACTTGTTTGAGAAAATGCCTCAAAGGAATGTGATTTCTTGGACTGCACTCATTGCAGGGTATGCTCAGAATAATCGTCCGGATGATGCCATAAATGTGTTCCGCAGAATGCAAATTGATGAGAATGTGGAGCCTGACGAAATTGCAATGTTGGCTGTACTCTCTGCTTGTGCTGATTTGGGTGCTTTTGAGCTAGGGGAGTGGATTCATAACTATGTTGAAAAACTTGGGTTAAACAAGAATATTATTCCTCTCAGAAATGCACTCATTGACATGTACGCAAAGTCAGGCAACATAACCAAAGCTCTACAAGTCTTTGAAACTATGAAGCATAAAAGTATCATAACTTGGACGACGATTATTGCTGGACTGGCTTTACATGGGCTTGGAAGAGAAGCTCTTGATATGTTTTTTCGCATGGAGAGGGCTAGAGTTAAGCCAAATGAAGTCACTTTCATCGCCATCCTTTCTGCTTGTACCCATGTTGGATTGGTTGAAATGGGGCGCTGGTATTTCAATAACATGGAATCAAAGTACGGGATTGAACCAAGAATCGAACACTATGGCTGCATGGTCGATTTACTTGGTCGATCTGGCTATCTCCAAGAGGCCCTAGAACTAGTTAAGCGGATGCCATTTGAACCAAATGCAGCTATATGGGGGTCTCTTCTTGCTGCCTCCAATGTTCACTGTGATGCTGAGTTAGGAGAGCACGCATTGCTGCATCTACTACAGTTGGAGCCCCATAACAGTGGAAAGTATGCACTTTTATCTAATATATATGCTAGTCTAGGTAGGTGGAATGACTCTGGGATGGTGAGGAAGGTGATGAGAGAAACAGGTGTAAAGAAGATGCCAGGCGGGAGTTTCATTGAAGTGAGTAACAGAGTTCATGAATTCATTGCTGGAGagaaatcacatccacagttcAATGGGATATATGAAATTCTGGTTAACATAAATGGACATTTGAAGATGGTTGGGCATGTGCAAAAGGGAGGTGGTGGGCTACTTGAATTTGATGAATGA
- the LOC115976870 gene encoding kinesin-like protein KIN-14T, which produces MESKKSVQKLSSTIHSLLGLKARFTSTWVKSVCDIIRNLPPEGPSIELKSANLKTSHSSGNKDLDSAISKINDELAALTSNINQLNTQRRQVLDEFLDLKGNIRVFCRIRPISEGENFGHFRPVVASDSSNVLLRLTDNKSKSYRFDKVFHPGSSQDEVFSEVEPVIKSALDGYNACIFAYGQTGTGKTFTMEGNPDSPGMVPRAIEALFKQVEDSNHAFLFTFSMLEIYMGNIKDLLVPQPRKAMDPMPPCLSIQTDPKGGIEIDNLVAIQVSDFKQALRLYRLGCQSRSTASTNSNMNSSRSHSLIRISITCFDAPERRRETNKVWFVDLGGSERILKTKAWGRRLEEGKAINLSLSALGDVISALQRKRFHIPYRNSKLTQVLKDSLGKDSKTLMLVHVSPKEEDLCETICSLNFATRARSIHLGSEGSTEERQHKEVAMTNLHQKIKMIEDERRDIKRNIEKLNEKLETLTRAEPTFCQQPDAPDLSIGLAQPNLEVLSNKTRDIPKGPMSQLPRFMRPTISSKIKSGTEHPISEEKPAFRARRRRPLYHRAESVTFPVKGNSEYSSDCSISRSCVLALNMKSSVDIETEYSQETYECDIKEVVFPEQEISPRNSVNQSAHLSHSEGYGNILKNKNSSTKFLKVDNWLHSHKNETSSSSYSHRSKQVLAIPNPKKNNRPTEQKKEEKVRDEKVHNSSFEKKEIFYHEKLEKQADVERFRGSLLEEGIDKPQTLMEDCLSKELRSGSSSPLHTIGGDLMIQTQDLVHGPSIEDNSSVKHGSSSPPNKCSYSINLDQDDNGVNLMTMIQTVTGETRCPDNFLPNSFGCSHLLPSDLDYSIVDPKEDSDISFSSFELEQHCKQMTTEIGDEDNEKEDTDTSSQSLMKGKSPVLQKLRSQRALFRVHPNPKKPNILFVKSQEYAQNTGICHLLKQKIQIIYASALLGLGFQKLGFEEDFFYGLML; this is translated from the exons ATGGAGTCAAAAAAATCTGTTCAGAAACTTTCTAGTACAATTCATTCCCTACTAGGACTAAAGGCACGTTTTACTTCCACCTGGGTCAAGTCAGTTTGTGACATAATAAGAAACCTACCACCTGAAGGACCATCCATTGAGTTGAAATCTGCAAACTTAAAGACAAGTCATTCTTCTGGAAACAAAGATTTGGACAGTGCAATTTCAAAGATTAATG ATGAACTTGCTGCCTTAACGTCCAACATAAATCAACTGAATACTCAGAGAAGGCAAGTACTCGATGAGTTTCTAGACTTGAAAG GGAACATTCGTGTATTTTGCCGTATAAGACCCATATCAGAGGGGGAGAATTTTGGCCATTTTAGGCCTGTTGTAGCTTCGGATTCAAGTAATGTTCTTCTAAGGCTTACAGATAATAAGAGTAAAAGTTACAGGTTTGACAAGGTTTTCCATCCAGGTTCATCACAAG ATGAAGTATTTTCCGAAGTTGAACCAGTCATTAAATCGGCACTGGATGGCTACAATGCATGCATTTTTGCATATGGGCAGACAGGCACAGGAAAGACTTTCACAATG GAAGGCAATCCAGATTCTCCAGGGATGGTGCCCCGTGCTATTGAAGCACTCTTTAAGCAAGTGGAGGATAGCAACCATGCATTTCTCTTCACATTCAGTATGCTTGAGATTTACATGGGAAATATCAAAGACTTGCTCGTCCCTCAGCCACGAAAAGCAATGGATCCTATGCCACCATG tctttcaatccaaacagatccCAAGGGAGGAATTGAAATAGACAACCTTGTGGCCATCCAAGTGAGTGACTTTAAACAAGCATTGAGGCTGTATAGACTAGGATGTCAGTCCAGATCAACTGCTTCAACAAATTCTAACATGAATTCCAGTAGATCACACAG CTTGATTCGCATATCAATCACATGTTTTGATGCTCCTGAGAGGCGAAGGGAAACAAATAAAGTTTGGTTTGTTGACCTTGGCGGAAGTGAGCGCATACTAAAGACGAAGGCATGGGGGAGAAGACTTGAAGAAGGAAAAGCTATTAATTTATCACTTTCTGCTCTTGGAGATGTCATCAGTGCCCTTCAAAGGAAAAGGTTTCACATACCTTATAG GAATAGCAAGCTGACACAAGTTCTCAAAGATTCACTTG GAAAGGATTCAAAAACACTTATGCTCGTCCATGTTAGTCCCAAAGAAGAAGATCTGTGTGAGACAAtatgttctttaaattttgcaacAAGGGCAAGAAGCATTCATCTGGGGAGtgagggttcaact GAAGAGAGGCAGCACAAGGAAGTTGCAATGACAAAtcttcatcaaaaaataaaaatgattgaaGACGAGCGTCGAGATATTAAGAGAAACATTGAGAAGTTAAATGAGAAATTAGAGACACTAACAAGGGCAGAACCGACTTTCTGTCAACAACCAGATGCTCCTGATTTATCTATTGGATTGGCCCAACCTAATCTGGAAGTTTTAAGCAACAAGACTAGAGATATCCCCAAAGGTCCCATGTCACAGTTACCAAGATTTATGAGGCCAACTATTAGCAGCAAAATAAAATCTGGGACAGAACACCCAATTTCAGAAGAGAAACCTGCATTTCGTGCAAGAAGGAGAAGGCCATTGTATCATCGTGCTGAGTCTGTGACTTTCCCTGTAAAGGGTAATTCAGAATACAGCTCAGACTGCAGTATATCAAGAAGCTGTGTGTTGGCTTTGAACATGAAAAGTAGTGTAGATATTGAAACGGAATACAGCCAAGAAACATATGAATGTGATATTAAAGAGGTAGTATTCCCGGAACAGGAAATATCACCAAGGAATTCCGTTAATCAAAGTGCTCACCTCAGTCACAGTGAGGGATATGgaaatatattgaaaaataaaaatagctcCACAAAATTTCTGAAGGTTGACAATTGGCTTCACTCACATAAGAATGAAACTTCTAGCAGTAGTTATTCTCATAGGAGCAAACAGGTTCTAGCAATTCCTaacccaaagaaaaacaataggCCTACTGAgcagaagaaagaagagaaggtAAGAGATGAGAAAGTGCATAATAGCAGCtttgaaaaaaaagagatcTTTTACCATGAGAAGCTGGAGAAACAAGCTGATGTTGAGCGATTTAGAGGATCTTTACTGGAAGAGGGGATTGATAAACCTCAAACACTCATGGAGGATTGTCTCAGTAAAGAGTTAAGGTCTGGTTCCAGTTCACCATTGCACACAATTGGTGGTGACTTAATGATACAAACACAAGATTTGGTACATGGCCCATCAATAGAGGACAATTCCTCTGTTAAGCATGGCAGTTCTTCTCCACCCAATAAGTGCAGCTATAGTATCAATTTGGATCAAGATGACAATGGTGTCAATTTAATGACTATGATTCAGACGGTAACAGGTGAAACAAGATGCCCAGACAATTTCTTGCCAAACAGCTTCGGTTGCTCCCACCTGTTGCCATCTGATTTAGATTACAGTATTGTTGACCCAAAAGAAGATTCTGACATCTCATTCTCCTCATTTGAACTAGAACAACACTGTAAACAAATGACTACTGAAATAGGTGATGAAGATAATGAAAAAGAAGACACGGACACCTCATCTCAAAGCTTGATGAAAGGGAAAAGCCCTGTTCTACAAAAATTGAGATCGCAAAGAGCTCTATTTAGGGTCCATCCAAATCCAAAGAAACCAAACATCTTATTTGTTAAATCACAAGAATATGCACAGAACACAG GAATATGTCACCTCCTTAAACAGAAAATTCAGATTATATATGCCAGTGCACTTTTAGGATTGGGATTTCAGAAGTTGGGATTTGAGGAAGACTTCTTCTATGGTTTAATGCTTTGA